Sequence from the [Clostridium] scindens genome:
GTTTAGTATGGAAAGACTCCTGAAGATCAAAGGCATTGGGAAAGTAAAGGCAATCCAGATATCCTGCATATCGGAACTTGCCAAGAGACTTTCCAAGGCCAGCTACCAGGATCGATTAAGTTTCTCACATCCCGCTACGATTGCCAGATATTATATGGAAGACTTAAGGCATGAAAAGCAGGAAGTGATGAAGCTTCTGATGCTGAACTCGAAATCAAGACTCATTGGCGAGACAGATATATCAAAGGGAACGGTAAATGCCTCCTTGATCACGCCAAGGGAGCTTTTTATAGAAGCATTACAAAAGAATGCTGTATCCATAGTAATCATGCATAATCACCCCAGTGGTGATCCGACTCCCAGCCGGGAAGATATGCTGACGACAAAGAGAATCCTTGATGCAGGCGCATTGATCGGAATCGAACTGTTAGATCATATCATCATTGGCAATAATTGTTATATCAGCTTCCGGGAGGAGGGATTGCTGTAGAAAGGATTATCACAGATGGCAAGAAATATATACGGATTAGATCTTGGCTCTTATGAAATCAAGGTCTACGATAAAAAGAAAGATACGATCTGGAAAGAGAAAGATGTAATTGCGATTGCAGATAAGAAAGAGATTTTTGCGGTGGGGGATGACGCTTACGAGATGTACGAGAAGGCGCCATCCAATATAGAAGTGGTCTTTCCAATGAAAGAGGGCGTAATCTCGCGGTTTAACAATATGCAGTTTCTGCTTCAGAACCTGCTGAAGAAGGACCGCCAGTTTGCCCGTGGATCCGAATATGTAATCGCGGTTCCAACCGATGTGACGGAAGTGGAGAAGAAAGCCTTTTTTGACCTGGTGATCCACTCCACGGCCCGCGCAAGAGAAGTGAATATCGTAGAACGCTCCATCGCGGATGCGGTGGGACTTAACCTGGATGTCAAGAATACGGGCGGCCTGTTCATCGCCAACTTCGGCGGAGAGACAACGGAACTGTCGGTACTGGCCGGAGGCGGCATGGTCATGAACCGCCTGCTTAAGATCGGAGGAGTCTCCTTTGACCAGGCAGTCGTCAATCTGGTGCGTCATAGCCATGACTTCCTGATCGGGCGGCTGACAGCCGAAGTTCTGAGAAAGAATTTCGGAATATTCACCAGTGATTCCGAGTCCGTATTAACCGTAGCGGGCAGGGATCTGATCACCGGCGTGCCAATGCAGAAGCCGATCTCCATCAGCCTGGTGCGTGCCGCTATGAAGGATCCTCTGCTGGAATGCGTGCGTGCCATCCATTCCCTTTTAGACAGGACGCCTCCGGAGGTCCGTAAGGCAATTCATGAGAACGGCATCTTTCTCACCGGTGGAGTTGCTAATATGGCAGGCCTTGAAACCTATATCGAGGAGATGGTTGGAATCAAGACCAGAACGGCTCTGGATCCGGACATCTGCGCGGTTACCGGACTTAAAAAAATCATTATGTCCAAAGATTTGAGAAAACTTGCATATTCAATGTTAGATGAAAATTATAGGTGGATGAGATAATATGAAAACCAAGAACCAATCTTCCCTTCCAAGTAAATACTGGCTGCTGATTCTGGCTGTGGTCTGCGTGATCCTGCTTGGAATCGAGCGTTTTGCGGACGGTGGCGGGCCTTTAAGGTTTATCGCCAACTATACCGTAATTCCCATGCAGAAAGGAATCAGTTATGTAGGACGGTTCATGAGCGACCTATCTGACAACTTTGAGACTCTAGAGGAAATGAAAAAAGAGAATAAGACCCTCCAGTCCAAGGTGGATGAACTGACCATTGACAATACGCGACTAAGACAGGAGCAGTACGAATTGGACCGCCTGCGGGAACTGTATAAGCTGGATGAGAACTATTCGGATTACAAGAAGATTGGCGCCCATGTAATCGCCAATAACGGAAGCAACTGGTTTACAGATTTTACCATAGATAAAGGCAGCAAAGACGGCATCAAGGTCAACTGCAATGTTCTTGCGGGCAGCGGACTTGCAGGCATCGTCACGGAGGTAGGCCCTAATTATGCCCGCGTCCGTTCTACCATCGATGATGCCAGCAATATAAGCGCCATGATTCTGTCCACATCAGACACCTGCGTTGTCAGGGGTGATTTGAAACTAATGGCTGACGGTAGGATCCGTTTTGAAAAACTGCCGAACAATGACAACAAGGTGGAAGTCGGGGAGCAGGTAGTTACCTCCCATGTCAGCGACAGATTCCTTCAGGGCCTGTTTATCGGCTATATCAGCGAGGTGGAAGTAGATTCCAACAACCTTACCCGCTCCGGCTATATCACGCCTGCCGTAGATTTCAGCAAGCTTCAGGAAGTCCTGGTCATCACTACGACAAAGCAGGAGATGCTGGATGCCAAGGACAAAGACAGCAAAGGAGAGTAGTCCATGAAAAGAAAGATCATAACCTTTATTATTATAGTGATCTGCTTCTTGCTGGAATGCACCATATTCCACCGGCTGTCCTTTGCGTCCATCAAGCCCAACCTATTGATTATCGTCACCTCTTCCTTTGGCTTCATGCGGGGGAAGAAGGAAGGAATGGCCGTGGGATTTGTATCCGGCCTTCTGGTAGACATATTCTGGGGCAGCGCCCTGGGCTTTTATATGCTGCTGTTTGCGGTGATCGGATACATGAACGGCTTCTTCAGACGCTTGTTCTATGATGATGATATCAAGCTGCCGATCGCGCTTATCGGCGCAAGCGAACTGATCTATGGGCTGGTGACGTATTTCTGCCTGTACATGCTCCAAGGAAATTTCGCTTTTACCAATTGTCTGACACATATCATTCTGCCAGAACTGGTATATACCATTCTGATAACATTGGTTCTGTATCAGATCATATTACACATTAACAAGAAACTGGAAGCAGAAGAACAAAGGAGTGCAAGCAAATTTGTATAGTTTATGGGACCGGATCAAATCCGGAATATATGAAGTTGTAAAATCCCGTATATTCGTCGTCATTATCGTGTTCTGCATCATGTCCGCCGTTCTGTTGCAGCGGCTGTTCTATCTACAGATTGTAAAAGGGCAGGATTATTTTGACGATTATAAGCTTCAGATCCAAAAGACCAAGGAAGTCCAGGGAACCCGCGGCAAGATCTATGACCGCAATGGCGTCCTCCTGGCTTACAATGAACTGGCCTACGCGGTTACGATTGAAGACAACGGAGATTATGACAGCATCAAGCAGAAAAATAAAGAACTGAATAAGGTCATCTCCACTGTGATTGGTATGGTGGAGTCCAATGGAGACACCGTAATCAACGATTTCGGCATTATCCTGGACAACAATAACGAGTATAGCTACATTGCGGAGAATGACACCCAGAGGCTGAGATTCATAGCGGATGTATTTGGCAAGAAGACCATAGATGAATTGTCGGACAAGCAGAAGAACATCTCTGCTGCGGGTCTCGTGGACTATCTTTGTACCGATGAGCTCAACGGCTATGGAATCAACCAGAAGAAGATGGAAAAATCAGAAGTCCTGAAATTGGTCAACGTCCGTTATGCCATGTCGTTAAACGGATTCCAGAAATACATCGCGACCACTATCGCAGAAGACGTAAGTGACGAGACGGTAGCAGATGTCATGGAGAATCTGGACACGCTTCAGGGAATCAATATTGAAGAAGAATCTTTGCGCCGCTATGCGGACAGCAAATGCTTTTCCAATATCATCGGCTACACTGGGCAGATTTCCCAGGAAGAATACGATGCGTTGAGCAAAGAAGAGCAGGAGGAGTACTCCCTGATTGACACCATTGGCAAATCAGGGCTGGAACAGACGCTTGACAGTTCCCTCCAGGGGAAAAAAGGGGAGGTCAAGCTGTACGTCAACAGTGTGGGCAAGGTGATCGAAACGGTCAAGGGGAAAGACCCCAAGGCTGGAAATGATGTATACCTGTCCATCGATGCCAACCTCCAGAAGGCGGCATACCATATCCTGGAACAGGAACTGGCAGGCATCCTTCTCGCAAAGATTCAAAATACGCTAGATTTTGACCGAAATCAGGTAGATGACGGAAGCGACGTTATCATCCCAATCGGGGATGTTTACAATACATTCATTACCAATGATATCCTGGATATGAATCATTTTGGCGCGGAGGATGCAAAGCCTACCGAGCAGGAGGTGAATTCCATCTTTACTGCGCGCAAGGAAGAAGTAAAGAACCAGCTATCGGATATCCTAAATGATCCCAATGCAGGCGCATATAAGGATATGCCAAAGGAGATACAGGCATACCTGACCTACATCGTCTCCGATGTGCTGACCGGCACCACCGGCGTGATCATGCCGGATGCCATTGACACCAGCGACGCCACCTATAAAGCGTGGAAGGATGAAGAATCCATCAATATATATACTTATCTCAATTATGCGATTTCCAAGAACTGGATTGATACATCCCTGTTAAAAGACTATGTATCATCCAAGGGAAAATATTCCGATTCTAACGAACTTTATCAGGGAATCGTATCGTATATTATGGATTACATCGATTCAGACAACAGTTTCAATAAGCTGGTGTACCGCTACATGATCAAATCAGGAGCTATCACCGGACGTCAGATATGTCTGATGCTGTATGAACAGGGGATCCTTACCTATGACGAGGCCCAGTATAACGGCCTGAATTCCGGGAGCATTGGCGCCTATGACTTTTTAAGGGGCAAGATTGAGACTCTGGAGATTACGCCTGGCCAGCTGGCGCTGGAGCCTTGTACCGGCTCGCTGGTCATGACGGATACGACAAGCGGCGAGGTATTGGCCTGCGTATCCTATCCCGGATACGACAATAACAGGCTTGCCAATACCATGGATTCCAATTATTACAGCAAGCTGGTGACCGATCAGGCCCGGCCATTCTATAATAACGCGACGCAGGAAAAAACGGCTCCAGGTTCTACCTACAAGCCTATGGTGGCAGTGGCAGGCCTTACAGAAGGCGTGATTGATAACAATACTTACCTTCCATGCCATGGAATCTACAAGAAGGTATCGCCGAACCCCAAATGCTGGATCTATCCCATGGCTCATGGCAACCTGAATGTGGAAGGCGCCATTGAGAATTCCTGCAACAGCTTCTTCTATGAAGTGGGATACCGGATGAGCCTGAAAGATAACGGCCTGTCGCAGATTGGCTCTGACAATGCAGAAGGAGGCGCGACCAATGCCTACTATTCCAGCGACCTGGGTACCGATACTTTGAAGAAATACGCAACGGAATTCGGCTTAGGAGAGACTTCGGGACTTGAGATCCCGGAATCCGAGCCGCAGATATCCGATAAGTCCTCCGTACCTTCCGCAATCGGACAGGGTACGAATAACTATACTACCAGCCAGCTTGCGCGGTATATCACCGCAGTGGCTAACAAGGGCACTGTTTACAAGCTAAGCCTGATTGATAAGATTACGTCCGTAGATGGCAAGACTGTCAAGGATTATGAGCCATCCGTTCTAAATACCATGACCGACGTGGCACCGTCCACCTGGAACGCAGTCCATAACGGAATGCGAAACGTGGTGTCAGTCGCCCACAGCAATCTGTTTACCAAGCTGAACGCCAGTGATGTCAAACTGTTCGGCAAGACTGGTACGGCACAGCAAAGCGAAACGCATCCCGACCATGCGCTGTTCGTAGGATTCGCTCCCAGCGACAGCCCGCAGGTGGCATTTGCCATAAGGATTGCGAATGGATACAGTTCGACCTATGCCGCAGAAGTAGGGAACGACGTAATGGAATACTATTATCAGATAACGCCGGAAGAAGAGATTCTTACCGGAACAGCCGCAGATATCAGTGCAGGCGCGACAGTTGGAGATTAATAAAAAGGAGAGAGAGCGACAGAAAGGATGAGCGTATGTGAAAGACCCGGTACTCATTAAGAGTAACAAATACGGCATCACCATATACTTTGATCCGGACATGCCCTATGAAGAGTTATTGCCGGAGGTGAGAGAAAAGTTCGAGTCGTCAGCACATTTTTTTAATCATGCTGACATGGCTGTCGAATTTGAAGGCCGTACTTTCACAGAAGAGGAAGAGCAGCGTATGGCAGAAGTCATACAGGATGCTGCGAAGATACGGATACTATGCATCATTGAGAAGAATACTTATACGGAACGGCTCCACAAGCGGATGCTGGATGAAAGCCTTGAAACCATCCATGAAAGAGACGGACAGTTCTATAAAGGTACGCTGAGAGGAAGACAGATTCTGGAATCTGAAAAAAGCATCGTTATCGTAGGCGACGTAGAAGAAGGCGCCAAAGTCATATCCAAAGGCAATGTCGTCGTGACGGGAACCATCTACGGAACCGTAGTTGCCGGCGCCGCCGGCGACTGCGATGCAGTCATAGCAGCACTTCATATGAGGCCCACAAAGCTTCGTATTGGAGATAATGAAGTAAAACCAGTTATAGGAGGAAGTTATTCATGGGCGAAGTTATCGTAATCACATCAGGAAAAGGCGGCGTGGGCAAGACCACGACAACCGCGAATATAGGAGCAGGGTTATCCAAATTTGATAAAAAAGTAGTCGTGATCGACACCGATCTGGGCCTTCGGAATCTGGACGTAGTCATGGGCCTTGAAAATCTGATCGTCTACAACCTGGTAGATGTCATTGAAGGAACATGCCGGCTAAAACAGGCCTTGATCCGCGACAAAAGATATGAGAACCTTTATCTGCTGCCTTCTGCGCAGACGAAGGACAAGACAGCAATCTCTCCCGGACAGATGAAAAAACTGACGTCCCAGCTAAAGGACGAATTTGACTACATACTTCTGGACTGTCCGGCAGGAATCGAGCAGGGATTCCAGAATGCCATTGCAGGCGCTGACCGCGCCATCGTGGTCACAACCCCGGAAGTATCGGCGATCCGTGATGCTGATCGCATCATCGGGCTG
This genomic interval carries:
- the radC gene encoding RadC family protein — protein: MNQSNTIKEIPEMERPYEKCERKGAASLSDVELLAVLLRTGTRGEDVLSLARRILYHAGEPGILGIHQFSMERLLKIKGIGKVKAIQISCISELAKRLSKASYQDRLSFSHPATIARYYMEDLRHEKQEVMKLLMLNSKSRLIGETDISKGTVNASLITPRELFIEALQKNAVSIVIMHNHPSGDPTPSREDMLTTKRILDAGALIGIELLDHIIIGNNCYISFREEGLL
- a CDS encoding rod shape-determining protein, encoding MARNIYGLDLGSYEIKVYDKKKDTIWKEKDVIAIADKKEIFAVGDDAYEMYEKAPSNIEVVFPMKEGVISRFNNMQFLLQNLLKKDRQFARGSEYVIAVPTDVTEVEKKAFFDLVIHSTARAREVNIVERSIADAVGLNLDVKNTGGLFIANFGGETTELSVLAGGGMVMNRLLKIGGVSFDQAVVNLVRHSHDFLIGRLTAEVLRKNFGIFTSDSESVLTVAGRDLITGVPMQKPISISLVRAAMKDPLLECVRAIHSLLDRTPPEVRKAIHENGIFLTGGVANMAGLETYIEEMVGIKTRTALDPDICAVTGLKKIIMSKDLRKLAYSMLDENYRWMR
- the mreC gene encoding rod shape-determining protein MreC, translated to MKTKNQSSLPSKYWLLILAVVCVILLGIERFADGGGPLRFIANYTVIPMQKGISYVGRFMSDLSDNFETLEEMKKENKTLQSKVDELTIDNTRLRQEQYELDRLRELYKLDENYSDYKKIGAHVIANNGSNWFTDFTIDKGSKDGIKVNCNVLAGSGLAGIVTEVGPNYARVRSTIDDASNISAMILSTSDTCVVRGDLKLMADGRIRFEKLPNNDNKVEVGEQVVTSHVSDRFLQGLFIGYISEVEVDSNNLTRSGYITPAVDFSKLQEVLVITTTKQEMLDAKDKDSKGE
- the mreD gene encoding rod shape-determining protein MreD — translated: MKRKIITFIIIVICFLLECTIFHRLSFASIKPNLLIIVTSSFGFMRGKKEGMAVGFVSGLLVDIFWGSALGFYMLLFAVIGYMNGFFRRLFYDDDIKLPIALIGASELIYGLVTYFCLYMLQGNFAFTNCLTHIILPELVYTILITLVLYQIILHINKKLEAEEQRSASKFV
- a CDS encoding penicillin-binding transpeptidase domain-containing protein; this encodes MYSLWDRIKSGIYEVVKSRIFVVIIVFCIMSAVLLQRLFYLQIVKGQDYFDDYKLQIQKTKEVQGTRGKIYDRNGVLLAYNELAYAVTIEDNGDYDSIKQKNKELNKVISTVIGMVESNGDTVINDFGIILDNNNEYSYIAENDTQRLRFIADVFGKKTIDELSDKQKNISAAGLVDYLCTDELNGYGINQKKMEKSEVLKLVNVRYAMSLNGFQKYIATTIAEDVSDETVADVMENLDTLQGINIEEESLRRYADSKCFSNIIGYTGQISQEEYDALSKEEQEEYSLIDTIGKSGLEQTLDSSLQGKKGEVKLYVNSVGKVIETVKGKDPKAGNDVYLSIDANLQKAAYHILEQELAGILLAKIQNTLDFDRNQVDDGSDVIIPIGDVYNTFITNDILDMNHFGAEDAKPTEQEVNSIFTARKEEVKNQLSDILNDPNAGAYKDMPKEIQAYLTYIVSDVLTGTTGVIMPDAIDTSDATYKAWKDEESINIYTYLNYAISKNWIDTSLLKDYVSSKGKYSDSNELYQGIVSYIMDYIDSDNSFNKLVYRYMIKSGAITGRQICLMLYEQGILTYDEAQYNGLNSGSIGAYDFLRGKIETLEITPGQLALEPCTGSLVMTDTTSGEVLACVSYPGYDNNRLANTMDSNYYSKLVTDQARPFYNNATQEKTAPGSTYKPMVAVAGLTEGVIDNNTYLPCHGIYKKVSPNPKCWIYPMAHGNLNVEGAIENSCNSFFYEVGYRMSLKDNGLSQIGSDNAEGGATNAYYSSDLGTDTLKKYATEFGLGETSGLEIPESEPQISDKSSVPSAIGQGTNNYTTSQLARYITAVANKGTVYKLSLIDKITSVDGKTVKDYEPSVLNTMTDVAPSTWNAVHNGMRNVVSVAHSNLFTKLNASDVKLFGKTGTAQQSETHPDHALFVGFAPSDSPQVAFAIRIANGYSSTYAAEVGNDVMEYYYQITPEEEILTGTAADISAGATVGD
- the minC gene encoding septum site-determining protein MinC, whose amino-acid sequence is MKDPVLIKSNKYGITIYFDPDMPYEELLPEVREKFESSAHFFNHADMAVEFEGRTFTEEEEQRMAEVIQDAAKIRILCIIEKNTYTERLHKRMLDESLETIHERDGQFYKGTLRGRQILESEKSIVIVGDVEEGAKVISKGNVVVTGTIYGTVVAGAAGDCDAVIAALHMRPTKLRIGDNEVKPVIGGSYSWAKLS
- the minD gene encoding septum site-determining protein MinD, which produces MGEVIVITSGKGGVGKTTTTANIGAGLSKFDKKVVVIDTDLGLRNLDVVMGLENLIVYNLVDVIEGTCRLKQALIRDKRYENLYLLPSAQTKDKTAISPGQMKKLTSQLKDEFDYILLDCPAGIEQGFQNAIAGADRAIVVTTPEVSAIRDADRIIGLLESNQLKKIDLIINRIRMDMVKRGDMMSVDDVTEILSVPLIGALPDDEQVVIGTNQGEPVVGLDSKAGKAYLNICKRIMGIEVPFIELENNSGFFSKLSHLFKKD